A single window of Salminus brasiliensis chromosome 18, fSalBra1.hap2, whole genome shotgun sequence DNA harbors:
- the rpl37 gene encoding large ribosomal subunit protein eL37: MTKGTSSFGKRRNKTHTLCRRCGSKAYHLQKSTCGKCGYPSKRKRKYNWSAKAKRRSTTGTGRMRHMKVVFRRFRNGFREGTVPKPRRAAVAASSSS; the protein is encoded by the exons ATG ACGAAAGGAACGTCGTCTTTCGGGAAGCGCCGCAACAAGACCCACACGCTGTGCCGCCGCTGCGGCTCCAAGGCGTACCACCTGCAGAAGTCCACCTGCGGGAAGTGCGGCTACCCCTCCAAGCGCAAGAGAAAGT ACAACTGGAGCGCTAAGGCCAAGAGGCGCAGCACCACTGGAACCGGCCGCATGAGACACATGAAGGTCGTGTTCCGCCGATTCAG GAACGGATTCCGTGAGGGAACTGTCCCCAAACCCCGGCGGGCAGCAGTGGCTGCATCCAGCTCCTCGTAA